A single genomic interval of Mauremys reevesii isolate NIE-2019 linkage group 24, ASM1616193v1, whole genome shotgun sequence harbors:
- the CERS2 gene encoding ceramide synthase 2 isoform X2 yields the protein MFQTLYNYFWWDRLWLPVNLTWSDLEDKDGRVYAKASDLYITIPLAFLFLVVRHLFEIYVATPLAGLLNVKEKIRLKATPNPVLEKFYASSSKHPKQGDIEMLSKKSGCMVRQVERWFRRRRNQDRPSLLKKFREASWRFTFYLIAFIAGMAVIVDKPWFYDLKEVWKGYPIQTTLPSQYWYYMIELSFYWSLLFSIASDVKRKDFKEQIIHHVATIILISFSWFANYIRAGTLIMALHDSADYLLESAKMFNYAGWKNTCNNIFIVFAAIFIVTRLIILPFWIMHCTVVYPLDLYPPFFGYYFFNFMMVVLQSLHIFWAYLIIRMAHKFITGKVVEDERSDREETDNTEEEEVTKNGPLSNGHPVLNNNHRKTD from the exons ATGTTCCAGACGTTATACAATTACTTTTGGTGGGACCGGCTCTGGTTGCCGGTGAACCTGACATGGTCGGACCTGGAAGACAAGGATGGGCGGGTCTATGCCAAGGCTTCGGACCTCTACATCACCATCCCCTTAGCCTTCCTCTTCCTCGTCGTCAGGCACCTCTTCGAAAT ATATGTGGCTACCCCACTAGCCGGGCTTTTGAACGTCAAGGAGAAGATCCGATTAAAAGCCACCCCAAATCCCGTGCTAGAAAAGTTCTACGCTTCATCCTCAAAACACCCCAAACAG ggcgaCATCGAGATGCTCTCCAAGAAGAGCGGCTGCATGGTCCGGCAGGTGGAGCGCTGGTTCCGACGCAGGCGCAACCAGGACAGGCCCAGCTTGCTCAAGAAGTTCCGGGAGGCCAG TTGGCGATTCACCTTTTACCTTATTGCTTTCATTGCTGGCATGGCCGTCATAGTGGAT AAGCCCTGGTTCTACGACTTGAAGGAGGTGTGGAAAGGGTACCCGATCCAG ACCACGCTGCCGTCGCAGTACTGGTACTACATGATCGAGCTGTCGTTCTACTGGTCCCTGCTCTTCAGCATCGCCTCCGACGTGAAGCGCAAG GACTTCAAAGAGCAGATCATCCACCACGTGGCCACCATCATCCTGATCAGCTTTTCCTGGTTTGCCAACTACATCCGGGCGGGGACGCTGATCATGGCCCTGCATGACTCTGCCGACTACCTGCTGGAG TCTGCCAAGATGTTTAACTACGCCGGCTGGAAGAACACCTGCAACAACATCTTCATCGTGTTCGCTGCCATCTTCATCGTCACACGCCTCATCATCCTGCCCTTCTG GATCATGCACTGCACCGTGGTCTATCCTCTGGACCTGTACCCGCCCTTCTTCGGCTATTACTTCTTCAACTTCATGATGGTGGTGCTGCAGTCGCTGCATATCTTCTGGGCGTATCTCATCATCCGCATGGCCCACAAGTTCATAACTGGAAAG GTGGTGGAAGATGAGAGGAGTGATCGCGAGGAGACCGACAAcacggaggaggaggaagtgacGAAGAACGGGCCCCTTTCCAACGGGCACCCCGTCCTGAACAACAACCACCGGAAAACCGATTGA
- the CERS2 gene encoding ceramide synthase 2 isoform X1 — protein sequence MMFQTLYNYFWWDRLWLPVNLTWSDLEDKDGRVYAKASDLYITIPLAFLFLVVRHLFEIYVATPLAGLLNVKEKIRLKATPNPVLEKFYASSSKHPKQGDIEMLSKKSGCMVRQVERWFRRRRNQDRPSLLKKFREASWRFTFYLIAFIAGMAVIVDKPWFYDLKEVWKGYPIQTTLPSQYWYYMIELSFYWSLLFSIASDVKRKDFKEQIIHHVATIILISFSWFANYIRAGTLIMALHDSADYLLESAKMFNYAGWKNTCNNIFIVFAAIFIVTRLIILPFWIMHCTVVYPLDLYPPFFGYYFFNFMMVVLQSLHIFWAYLIIRMAHKFITGKVVEDERSDREETDNTEEEEVTKNGPLSNGHPVLNNNHRKTD from the exons AT GATGTTCCAGACGTTATACAATTACTTTTGGTGGGACCGGCTCTGGTTGCCGGTGAACCTGACATGGTCGGACCTGGAAGACAAGGATGGGCGGGTCTATGCCAAGGCTTCGGACCTCTACATCACCATCCCCTTAGCCTTCCTCTTCCTCGTCGTCAGGCACCTCTTCGAAAT ATATGTGGCTACCCCACTAGCCGGGCTTTTGAACGTCAAGGAGAAGATCCGATTAAAAGCCACCCCAAATCCCGTGCTAGAAAAGTTCTACGCTTCATCCTCAAAACACCCCAAACAG ggcgaCATCGAGATGCTCTCCAAGAAGAGCGGCTGCATGGTCCGGCAGGTGGAGCGCTGGTTCCGACGCAGGCGCAACCAGGACAGGCCCAGCTTGCTCAAGAAGTTCCGGGAGGCCAG TTGGCGATTCACCTTTTACCTTATTGCTTTCATTGCTGGCATGGCCGTCATAGTGGAT AAGCCCTGGTTCTACGACTTGAAGGAGGTGTGGAAAGGGTACCCGATCCAG ACCACGCTGCCGTCGCAGTACTGGTACTACATGATCGAGCTGTCGTTCTACTGGTCCCTGCTCTTCAGCATCGCCTCCGACGTGAAGCGCAAG GACTTCAAAGAGCAGATCATCCACCACGTGGCCACCATCATCCTGATCAGCTTTTCCTGGTTTGCCAACTACATCCGGGCGGGGACGCTGATCATGGCCCTGCATGACTCTGCCGACTACCTGCTGGAG TCTGCCAAGATGTTTAACTACGCCGGCTGGAAGAACACCTGCAACAACATCTTCATCGTGTTCGCTGCCATCTTCATCGTCACACGCCTCATCATCCTGCCCTTCTG GATCATGCACTGCACCGTGGTCTATCCTCTGGACCTGTACCCGCCCTTCTTCGGCTATTACTTCTTCAACTTCATGATGGTGGTGCTGCAGTCGCTGCATATCTTCTGGGCGTATCTCATCATCCGCATGGCCCACAAGTTCATAACTGGAAAG GTGGTGGAAGATGAGAGGAGTGATCGCGAGGAGACCGACAAcacggaggaggaggaagtgacGAAGAACGGGCCCCTTTCCAACGGGCACCCCGTCCTGAACAACAACCACCGGAAAACCGATTGA